The genomic interval AATATACCACGCGGCAACTCATCCTACCGCATGAGTTTTTCCTGCCGTTCGGCGGGAAACTGAATCCGAAGAACACATGGTGCCAACTGGCGGCCATAATCCCCTGGGAACAAATTGAAATCAAATACGCCCAAACCTTTAAAAATCTATCCAGCGGACACGAAGCGTTATCCGTGCGAACCGCTTTGGGGGCGCTAATCATCCAAAACCGGAAACGATTATCCGACCGCGAAACTGTGGCAGAAATCGTCGAAAATCCCTATCTGCAATACTTCATCGGCCTGGATTGCTTCATTGAAGAGCCGCCGTTCGACGCTTCGCTCATGGTTCACTTCCGGAAGCGTTTGGGCCAGGAGATTATCAATGAAGTCAATGAACTGATCGCCAACGAATCAGCAAGGCCGAAGCCGCCGGATGACAAATCTTCCGGCCATTCGGGCCCGGAGAGCCCCGAGCCATCGGCGTCAGCCCCTGAAGAAAACGTCAAAAACGCCGGAAAACTTATTCTGGATGCGACCTGCGCGCCAGCGGACATTCATTACCCAACCGACATCTGGTTGCTGAATGAAGTCCGGGAAGCCTTGGAAGAGATGATCGATACGCTTCATGCACCGCATATCGGGATCTCTGACAAACCAAGAACGTACCGTGACCGCGCTCGTCGCGATTATCTCAATGTTGAGAAGAAAAAGAAACTGACCGCCCCAAAAATTCGGAAAGCGATTGGACAACAGTTGCGATACATTCGCCGGGATCTCAAAATTGTGGCCCATCTAAGTCAAAAGAGTCCGCTGGCCTTACTGAACAAACGCCAATACCGGAACCTTTTGGTCAGTCAAGAAATCTACCGGCAACAGCTGATGATGTATCAACGCAAGACCCATCAAGTGGATGACCGGATTGTTAGTTTACATATGCCGTTTATTCGTCCGATCGTCCGGGGAAAAACCAACGCGCCGGTAGAGTTCGGAGCGAAGCTTGCCATCAGCATTGTAAACGGGTTTTGTTTTATGGAACAGA from Hydrogenispora ethanolica carries:
- a CDS encoding IS5 family transposase translates to MYKYTTRQLILPHEFFLPFGGKLNPKNTWCQLAAIIPWEQIEIKYAQTFKNLSSGHEALSVRTALGALIIQNRKRLSDRETVAEIVENPYLQYFIGLDCFIEEPPFDASLMVHFRKRLGQEIINEVNELIANESARPKPPDDKSSGHSGPESPEPSASAPEENVKNAGKLILDATCAPADIHYPTDIWLLNEVREALEEMIDTLHAPHIGISDKPRTYRDRARRDYLNVEKKKKLTAPKIRKAIGQQLRYIRRDLKIVAHLSQKSPLALLNKRQYRNLLVSQEIYRQQLMMYQRKTHQVDDRIVSLHMPFIRPIVRGKTNAPVEFGAKLAISIVNGFCFMEQMSFNAFNEGITLIESLENFRRRFGFYPKEVLADKIYRNRENLRFCKKNGIRFSGPPLGRPTNDEEVLKEQLRQERQDTGIRNAVEGKFGEGKRFYGLNRIMAHLLETSETVIAMQLLVMNLEKRLRLLWFIFFKVRFGLAHGTWG